The nucleotide sequence AATAGCTGAAAAAATCAAGAACATGGAAATCAGAGGTGCAGGTAAAATAGCTCGTTCCGCAGCTTTAGCTCTTCAAATACAAGCTGAGAAAAGCCAGGCAAAGAATTCAGATGAACTCTGGAAGGAACTAAAGGAAGCGGCAAAGCTTCTGCACTCAACTAGACCAACTGCAGTTTCTCTGCCAAATGCTTTGAGATACGTTATGTACCGTGGTAAAATAGCATATCAAGGTGGGGCAGATCTAGATCAACTGAAATTCATCGTAATCAATGCAGCAAAGGAATTTATACATAACTCGGAGAAGGCCATAGAAAGAATAGCAGAGTTTGGAGCAAAAAGAATTGAAGATGGCGATGTAATAATGACTCACTGCCACTCAAAAGCAGCCATTGGAGTCATGAAAAAGGCTTGGGATGAGGGAAAGGACATCAAAGTAATTGTAACTGAGACAAGACCTAAATGGCAGGGCAAGCTGACGGCTAGGGAATTGGCCGAATACGGCATCCCAGTTATCTATGTTGTTGACTCAGCAGCAAGGCACTATATGAAGATGACTGATAAGGTTGTCATGGGAGCTGATTCAATAACAGCCAATGGGGCTGTGATAAACAAGATTGGTACGGCTCTAATAGCTTTAACAGCCAAGGAACACAGGGTTTGGGTCATGATTGCAGCCGAAACATACAAGTTCCATCCAGAGACAATGCTAGGTCAGCTGGTTGAGATTGAAATGAGAGATCCATACGAAGTCATTCCAAAGGAAGAACTTGAGACATGGCCGAAGAACATTGAAGTCTGGAATCCAGCATTCGATGTAACTCCCGCAGAATACATTGATGTCATAATAACTGAGAAAGGAGTAATTCCACCGTATGCAGCAATTGACATATTGAAGGAAGAGTTTGGTTGGGCTTTCAAGTATACGGAACCTTGGGAAGACTGATACTATTCATTTTTATTTTTATGTCCTTTGATCAGAAACTAAAAAAGAGTAAGAGAGATTAGGGCTTCCTGACTACAAATAGTGCGTGATCTTTTTCGTATGGCTCCAATGAGATTCTCTCAACAATCTCAAAGTATTCACTCAACTCCTTTTCAACCATCTTGAAAACTTCTTCCGGTTCCTTTGTAACGTCAATACTCCTGCTCTTAACGGCAATCATTCCATAG is from Thermococcus paralvinellae and encodes:
- a CDS encoding ribose 1,5-bisphosphate isomerase, with product MRLVKEVYEIAEKIKNMEIRGAGKIARSAALALQIQAEKSQAKNSDELWKELKEAAKLLHSTRPTAVSLPNALRYVMYRGKIAYQGGADLDQLKFIVINAAKEFIHNSEKAIERIAEFGAKRIEDGDVIMTHCHSKAAIGVMKKAWDEGKDIKVIVTETRPKWQGKLTARELAEYGIPVIYVVDSAARHYMKMTDKVVMGADSITANGAVINKIGTALIALTAKEHRVWVMIAAETYKFHPETMLGQLVEIEMRDPYEVIPKEELETWPKNIEVWNPAFDVTPAEYIDVIITEKGVIPPYAAIDILKEEFGWAFKYTEPWED